One part of the Vanessa cardui chromosome 2, ilVanCard2.1, whole genome shotgun sequence genome encodes these proteins:
- the LOC124542586 gene encoding zinc finger protein 91, protein MSADAATLPCPICLHTGVFNNAQALKDRLIFVSTNKILCPVCQEEVSGLDKLTIHLFSHVKIISTPENAEKRNPVSSKNKETTSDQQKKIKSISKNKASLSTANTPMKYVKIYPKLPVLALSSMPIVEISNTDCNVNSSKSMFIPNIKTEATLLQTNNKCNICGLQFVDTDILRMHKCLIHNIEDNSQHTFTRYNCHLCTKHFKMRGSLMVHLRVAHYGFTSNNSSESSDSKEKTEPSKNIAIEDKPIAIHRGDGKQWQCEVCRKCFTTKYFLKKHKRLHTGETPYACTQCNKTFTFQQSYHKHLLYHNDEKPHTCSFCGRSFKELSTLHNHQRIHTGEKPFACETCGKCFRQRVSYLVHRRIHTGAMPYKCTACEKSFRYKVSQRTHKCLVQPPGTVVRKVGELVEKLKKKKESDDSNLNNNVTTDNLYGNTKFEVSEVNAELVRTGAKLSLEDMESENFTIISEAFSENHTLCSNYPTPGANTVSNEKNLEEMRSNIDEFIDSVPLNDKSIPSPSEILKNLCLSNDEDFLC, encoded by the exons atgagtGCTGACGCTGCAACCTTACCATGTCCCATATGTTTACATACGGGAGTTTTTAATAATGCGCAAGCTCTTAAAGATCGACTCATCTTTGTATCAACTAACAAGATTCTGTGTCCAGTTTGTCAAGAAGAAGTGTCGGGATTGGATAAACTCACTATACATTTATTCAGCCATGTGAAGATTATATCTACACCCGAAAACGCGGAGAAACGAAATCCGGTTTCATCTAAAAATAAGGAAACGACATCAGatcaacaaaagaaaattaaatctatatCCAAAAATAAGGCATCGTTATCCACAGCGAATACACCAATGAAGTATGTTAAGATTTATCCGAAGCTCCCAGTTTTAGCCTTAAGCAGTATGCCAATCGTTGAAATATCTAATACGGATTGTAATGTTAACAGTAGCAAATCTATGTTTATACCAAATATTAAGACAGAAGCTACATTATTACagacaaataataaatgtaatatttgtgGATTGCAATTTGTAGATACTGACATACTCCGGATGCACAAGTGCTTAATTCACAATATTGAGGATAATTCTCAACATACATTTACTCGATATAATTGTCACTTATGTACGAAACATTTTAAGATGCGAGGATCTCTGATGGTCCATTTAAGAGTAGCTCATTATGGTTTCACATCTAATAATAGTTCAGAGTCCAGTGATAGCAAAGAAAAAACAGAACCGAGCAAAAACATTGCCATCGAAGATAAACCTATTGCGATTCATAGAGGTGATGGTAAACAATGGCAGTGCGAAGTATGCAGAAAATGctttacaacaaaatattttctcaagAAACATAAACGACTTCATACAG gtGAAACTCCCTACGCGTGTACTCAATGCAACAAAACCTTTACTTTTCAGCAATCTTATCACAAGCATCTTTTGTATCATAACGATGAAAAACCACATACGTGCAGTTTTTGTGGTCGATCATTTAAGGAGCTTTCGACTTTACATAACCATCAAAGAATTCATACTGGCGAAAAACCTTTTGCGTGTGAGACTTGTG gtAAATGCTTTCGACAAAGAGTATCATATCTTGTTCATAGACGTATACATACAGGTGCTATGCCCTATAAATGTACAGCTTGTGAAAAAAGTTTCAGGTATAAA gtatCTCAGCGAACTCACAAATGCTTAGTGCAACCACCAGGTACTGTTGTCAGAAAAGTTGGTGAACTCGTTGAAaaacttaaaaagaaaaaggaaTCAGACGatagcaatttaaataataacgttaCAACTGACAATTTATACGGAAATACTAAATTTGAAGTATCAGAAGTTAATGCTGAATTAGTGCGAACTGGAGCGAAATTGTCATTAGAAGATATGGAATctgaaaattttacaataatatcagAAGCCTTCAGTGAAAATCACACGCTATGCTCCAATTACCCGACGCCAGGAGCTAATACCGTGTCGAATGAAAAAAATTTAGAAGAAATGAGATCTAATATAGACGAATTTATTGATTCAGTGCCTTTAAATGATAAAAGTATACCATCCCCATCAgagattttaaaaaatttatgcTTATCTAACGATGAGGATTTTTTATGTTGA